A region from the Vespula pensylvanica isolate Volc-1 chromosome 9, ASM1446617v1, whole genome shotgun sequence genome encodes:
- the LOC122631812 gene encoding anaphase-promoting complex subunit 7 isoform X2, which produces MSGLYEQIKLLYNQSLYSNVISLANLVLSLSEHNSELLPVHGKFHVYVYYADAHFYLGKYRKAEALYKKALQFRKCLLKSKCTNKPLQDGQKDLPSDIDIKFQIHLCLIKLKNSQEALQVLQSIPGKQRTAKINMALAKMFHEQGMERSAITTYKEVLRECPLALEAAEGLLSLGIKGIEVNSLIVGCAANLSNLDWLNTWIKAHAQIHNREYTHAVVTLRSLDTINLLRDNFNLLTTMGECYYYAGDDKNALLCLRRARLIEPDVMTGVDIYAAVLYKTHHIKELERLISVITTNSENIGEIYVAMAYSLYASKKYNRANTLTAQALNLNPNDIEATILRGNILIEQKKYQDALFFFRHAVQLKPYRYEPHKGLIDCLVGMHRLREALNIASGSCKQLGHTPRVLTLYASVLMKDPVSVGKAKNLLEKALSQDEVYLPTVYLLAEIYEQEMNLEAAIELLERQVEIQPTCKLHQMLGDLWARVHNEEKALDQYAIALNLDPSNRRALEGMHRLDNTSSKLDSTYYMTVGEEQADTTYDVGDGLPDTDIDEAPDESETEAVWSDMDLEANSQ; this is translated from the exons ATACGAACAAAtcaaacttttatataatcagTCGTTATATTCCAATGTTATTTCTCTT gcAAATCTGGTTTTATCCCTTAGTGAACATAATTCTGAACTTTTGCCAGTGCATGGGAAGTTTCATGTTTATGTTTATTATGCAGATGCTCACTTTTATTtaggaaaatatagaaaagcagaagcattatataaaaaagcatTACAATTTCGGAAGTGCCTTTTAAAATCTAAATGTACTAATAAACCATTACAAGATGGTCAAAAAGATTTACCAtcagatatagatataaaatttcaaattcacTTATGTTTAATCAAGTTGAAAAATTCACAGGAAGCGCTTCAAGTTCTTCAAAGTATCCCTGGTAAACAAAGAACTGCTAag ATTAATATGGCATTAGCAAAAATGTTTCATGAACAAGGAATGGAACGATCTGCTATTACCACTTATAAAGAAGTGTTAAGAGAATGTCCTTTAGCCTTAGAAGCTGCTGAAGGATTATTATCTTTGGgaataaaaggaatagaagTTAATTCTCTTATAGTTGGATGTGCAGcaaatttatctaatttagATTGGTTAAATACCTGGATTAAGGCACATGCTCAAATTCATAATAGAGAATATACTCATGCTGTAGTAACATTGAGATCCTTGGATACTATTAATTTACTAAGagacaattttaatttattaacaacCATGGGTGAATGTTATTATTACGCAGGTGACGATAAAAATGCTCTGTTATGTCTAAGAAGAGCCAGGCTTATTGAACCAGATGTAATGACAGg TGTTGACATTTATGCTgctgttttatataaaacacatcacataaaagaattagaaagattGATTTCTGTGATAACTACAAATAGTGAAAATATAGGTGAAATATATGTAGCCATGGCTTATTCTTTATATGCatcaaaaaagtataatagaGCTAATACGTTAACAGCGCAAGCATTAAATTTAAATCCTAATGATATCGAAGCAACAATCTTAAGAGGAAATATCCttattgaacaaaaaaaatatcaagatgcattatttttctttagacaTGCTGTACAATTAAAACCATATCGTTATGAACCGCACAAAGGTTTGATTGATTGTCTAGTCGGTATGCATAGATTAAGAGAAGCTTTAAATATTGCAAGTGGTTCTTGTAAACAGCTTGGTCATACTCCTAGAGTATTGACA TTATATGCTTCAGTACTAATGAAAGATCCTGTATCAGTTGGAAAAGCTAAAAATCTTTTGGAAAAAGCATTATCGCAAGACGAAGTTTATTTACCAACTGTATACTTATTAGCTGAAATATATGAACAAGAAATGAATTTAGAAGCTGCAATCGAATTACTTGAAAGACAAGTTGAAATACAACCTACTTGTAAGTTGCATCAAATGTTAGGTGATCTCTGGGCAAGGGTACACAATGAAGAGAAAGCTTTAGATCAATATGCTATTGCTTTAAA TTTAGATCCAAGTAATAGAAGAGCGTTAGAAGGAATGCATAGACTTGATAACACTTCAAGTAAATTAGATTCAACATATTATATGACTGTAGGAGAGGAACAAGCAGATACAACGTATGATGTTGGAGATGGTTTACCAGATACTGATATTGATGAAGCTCCTGATGAAAGTGAAACTGAAGCTGTTTGGTCTGATATGGATCTTGAAGCTAATAGccaata A
- the LOC122631812 gene encoding anaphase-promoting complex subunit 7 isoform X1 has protein sequence MSGLYEQIKLLYNQSLYSNVISLANLVLSLSEHNSELLPVHGKFHVYVYYADAHFYLGKYRKAEALYKKALQFRKCLLKSKCTNKPLQDGQKDLPSDIDIKFQIHLCLIKLKNSQEALQVLQSIPGKQRTAKINMALAKMFHEQGMERSAITTYKEVLRECPLALEAAEGLLSLGIKGIEVNSLIVGCAANLSNLDWLNTWIKAHAQIHNREYTHAVVTLRSLDTINLLRDNFNLLTTMGECYYYAGDDKNALLCLRRARLIEPDVMTGVDIYAAVLYKTHHIKELERLISVITTNSENIGEIYVAMAYSLYASKKYNRANTLTAQALNLNPNDIEATILRGNILIEQKKYQDALFFFRHAVQLKPYRYEPHKGLIDCLVGMHRLREALNIASGSCKQLGHTPRVLTLYASVLMKDPVSVGKAKNLLEKALSQDEVYLPTVYLLAEIYEQEMNLEAAIELLERQVEIQPTCKLHQMLGDLWARVHNEEKALDQYAIALNLDPSNRRALEGMHRLDNTSSKLDSTYYMTVGEEQADTTYDVGDGLPDTDIDEAPDESETEAVWSDMDLEANSQ, from the exons ATACGAACAAAtcaaacttttatataatcagTCGTTATATTCCAATGTTATTTCTCTT gcAAATCTGGTTTTATCCCTTAGTGAACATAATTCTGAACTTTTGCCAGTGCATGGGAAGTTTCATGTTTATGTTTATTATGCAGATGCTCACTTTTATTtaggaaaatatagaaaagcagaagcattatataaaaaagcatTACAATTTCGGAAGTGCCTTTTAAAATCTAAATGTACTAATAAACCATTACAAGATGGTCAAAAAGATTTACCAtcagatatagatataaaatttcaaattcacTTATGTTTAATCAAGTTGAAAAATTCACAGGAAGCGCTTCAAGTTCTTCAAAGTATCCCTGGTAAACAAAGAACTGCTAag ATTAATATGGCATTAGCAAAAATGTTTCATGAACAAGGAATGGAACGATCTGCTATTACCACTTATAAAGAAGTGTTAAGAGAATGTCCTTTAGCCTTAGAAGCTGCTGAAGGATTATTATCTTTGGgaataaaaggaatagaagTTAATTCTCTTATAGTTGGATGTGCAGcaaatttatctaatttagATTGGTTAAATACCTGGATTAAGGCACATGCTCAAATTCATAATAGAGAATATACTCATGCTGTAGTAACATTGAGATCCTTGGATACTATTAATTTACTAAGagacaattttaatttattaacaacCATGGGTGAATGTTATTATTACGCAGGTGACGATAAAAATGCTCTGTTATGTCTAAGAAGAGCCAGGCTTATTGAACCAGATGTAATGACAGg TGTTGACATTTATGCTgctgttttatataaaacacatcacataaaagaattagaaagattGATTTCTGTGATAACTACAAATAGTGAAAATATAGGTGAAATATATGTAGCCATGGCTTATTCTTTATATGCatcaaaaaagtataatagaGCTAATACGTTAACAGCGCAAGCATTAAATTTAAATCCTAATGATATCGAAGCAACAATCTTAAGAGGAAATATCCttattgaacaaaaaaaatatcaagatgcattatttttctttagacaTGCTGTACAATTAAAACCATATCGTTATGAACCGCACAAAGGTTTGATTGATTGTCTAGTCGGTATGCATAGATTAAGAGAAGCTTTAAATATTGCAAGTGGTTCTTGTAAACAGCTTGGTCATACTCCTAGAGTATTGACA TTATATGCTTCAGTACTAATGAAAGATCCTGTATCAGTTGGAAAAGCTAAAAATCTTTTGGAAAAAGCATTATCGCAAGACGAAGTTTATTTACCAACTGTATACTTATTAGCTGAAATATATGAACAAGAAATGAATTTAGAAGCTGCAATCGAATTACTTGAAAGACAAGTTGAAATACAACCTACTTGTAAGTTGCATCAAATGTTAGGTGATCTCTGGGCAAGGGTACACAATGAAGAGAAAGCTTTAGATCAATATGCTATTGCTTTAAA TTTAGATCCAAGTAATAGAAGAGCGTTAGAAGGAATGCATAGACTTGATAACACTTCAAGTAAATTAGATTCAACATATTATATGACTGTAGGAGAGGAACAAGCAGATACAACGTATGATGTTGGAGATGGTTTACCAGATACTGATATTGATGAAGCTCCTGATGAAAGTGAAACTGAAGCTGTTTGGTCTGATATGGATCTTGAAGCTAATAGccaatag